One stretch of Deinococcus metalli DNA includes these proteins:
- a CDS encoding BTAD domain-containing putative transcriptional regulator has product MEWPWALTLLGTPTLHAADGRQWRPERKTAILLAYLALEGSATRARLAELLWPDTPPHGARNNLVHLLRRLSRLCGADLVHGHAALTLDGGVRVDARALLEPPGAPADIPAGTLLAGVDVDDLPEIEEWVAAWREDLDGRRRERLVHAAQAAEDAGEWTHALRHAGQLLDLDPASEDALRRVMRLHAHAGDRPAALAAYARGRELLARELGSDPEPQTRDLARRIEADGALPGVRRAATLPLGVLRPPVLVGRAAAWAQLEAAWAAGHTIYVTGDAGAGKTRLAQDFVASRGRALFLPGRAGAQDVPFAAAAHNARARLAAAPDVTLPEWARRELSRLLPELATGEPPPPIDSEAARLKYYLAHLELVRLTAPGFAAVITDDVQYYDPATVELGAFFLTQSPAPGEPGEVPRHVITYRRGSLPAHTQARIDALVEAGVAARVELGGLDVQGTRDLLHTLDVPGDDPDLPAALHRVTGGNPQFLLEALRHMFRSGDFRVDERLHRPEGVRPLVEERLAGLSGVALQVARGAAVLGDHFTLELLAEVLGLGVLNLAGAWEELETAQVTVGERFSHDVVREAVLAGLPDTVRTLLHRAAARTLERHGEHPGRVARHWQAAGDHAQAAAWLMRAGAAAEADLRPSEAAAAYAAAVGAYAAQGDDAGADAARRAGAAVGGDGGPRPTPRPPAG; this is encoded by the coding sequence ATGGAGTGGCCCTGGGCGTTGACGCTGCTCGGCACGCCGACGCTGCACGCCGCCGACGGCCGGCAGTGGCGGCCCGAGCGCAAGACGGCGATCCTGCTGGCGTACCTGGCGCTGGAGGGCAGCGCGACGCGCGCGCGGCTGGCGGAGCTGCTGTGGCCGGACACGCCGCCGCACGGCGCCCGCAACAACCTGGTGCACCTGCTGCGCCGGCTGTCGCGGCTGTGCGGCGCGGACCTCGTGCACGGCCACGCGGCGCTGACGCTGGACGGCGGCGTCCGCGTCGATGCCCGCGCGCTGCTGGAGCCGCCGGGCGCGCCAGCCGACATCCCGGCGGGCACGCTGCTGGCCGGAGTGGACGTGGACGACCTCCCGGAGATCGAGGAGTGGGTGGCGGCGTGGCGCGAGGATCTGGATGGCCGACGGCGTGAGCGGCTCGTTCACGCGGCGCAGGCGGCCGAGGACGCGGGCGAGTGGACGCACGCGCTGCGACACGCCGGGCAGCTCCTCGACCTCGACCCGGCATCAGAGGACGCGCTGCGGCGCGTGATGCGGCTGCACGCCCACGCGGGCGACCGCCCGGCGGCCCTGGCGGCGTACGCCCGTGGGCGGGAGCTGCTCGCGCGGGAGCTGGGCTCGGACCCGGAACCGCAGACGCGCGACCTCGCCCGCCGTATCGAGGCGGACGGCGCGCTGCCGGGCGTGCGCCGCGCGGCGACGCTGCCGCTGGGCGTGCTGCGCCCGCCAGTGCTGGTGGGCCGGGCCGCCGCGTGGGCGCAGCTGGAGGCCGCGTGGGCGGCGGGCCACACGATCTACGTGACGGGCGACGCGGGCGCCGGCAAGACGCGGCTGGCGCAGGATTTCGTGGCGAGCCGCGGCCGGGCGCTGTTCCTGCCGGGCCGGGCGGGCGCGCAGGACGTGCCCTTCGCGGCGGCGGCGCACAACGCCCGCGCCCGGCTCGCGGCGGCCCCCGACGTGACGCTGCCGGAGTGGGCGCGGCGGGAACTGTCGCGCCTGCTGCCGGAACTCGCGACCGGTGAGCCACCGCCGCCCATCGACTCGGAAGCGGCGCGCCTGAAGTACTACCTGGCGCATCTGGAACTCGTGCGGCTGACCGCGCCGGGCTTCGCAGCGGTGATCACGGACGACGTGCAGTACTACGACCCCGCGACCGTGGAGCTGGGCGCGTTCTTCCTGACCCAGAGCCCCGCGCCGGGCGAGCCGGGCGAGGTGCCGCGCCACGTCATCACGTACCGGCGCGGCAGCCTGCCCGCGCACACGCAGGCGCGCATCGACGCGCTGGTGGAGGCCGGGGTGGCGGCGCGCGTCGAACTGGGCGGCCTGGACGTGCAGGGCACGCGCGACCTGCTCCACACGCTGGACGTGCCAGGGGATGACCCGGACCTACCGGCGGCGCTGCACCGCGTGACGGGCGGCAATCCGCAGTTCCTGCTGGAGGCGCTGCGCCACATGTTCCGCAGCGGGGACTTCCGGGTGGACGAGCGCCTGCACCGCCCCGAGGGCGTGCGGCCGCTGGTCGAGGAGCGCCTGGCGGGCCTGTCGGGCGTGGCGCTGCAGGTGGCGCGCGGCGCGGCGGTGCTGGGTGACCATTTCACGCTGGAACTCCTGGCCGAGGTGCTGGGCCTGGGCGTCCTGAACCTGGCGGGCGCGTGGGAGGAACTGGAGACCGCGCAGGTGACGGTGGGCGAGCGCTTCAGCCACGACGTGGTGCGCGAGGCGGTGCTGGCGGGCCTGCCGGACACCGTCCGGACGCTGCTCCACCGCGCGGCGGCGCGCACGCTGGAGCGGCACGGCGAGCACCCGGGGCGGGTGGCGCGGCACTGGCAGGCCGCCGGCGACCACGCCCAGGCCGCCGCGTGGCTGATGCGCGCCGGCGCGGCAGCCGAGGCCGACCTGCGCCCGTCGGAGGCTGCGGCCGCGTATGCCGCGGCGGTGGGCGCCTACGCCGCGCAGGGGGACGACGCGGGCGCCGACGCCGCGCGGCGCGCGGGCGCGGCGGTGGGCGGCGATGGTGGCCCGCGGCCGACGCCGCGCCCACCCGCTGGCTAG
- a CDS encoding ABC transporter ATP-binding protein yields the protein MSELHLSNITKSYGSSVALHPLDLTLERGELVTLLGPSGCGKTTLLRIVAGFLAPDTGKIVLGGRDLTRVPARQRDMGMVFQAYSLFPNLTAGENVAFGLDVRRLGGDEKKQRVDELFELIGLPGMQGRYPAQLSGGQQQRIALARALAIRPQVLLLDEPLSALDAQVRLNLRDEIRRVQQETGITTLFVTHDQEEALAISDRVVVMQGGLIAQVGTPAEIYRQPATPFVAEFIGSSSGLSGQVSDPARGAVHVPGLNEPLSVGRPLTGFVAGDPVRIYLRPEELRLSGAEARLPGDLDVLVRQMRFMGAVTRVSVGAGEHELDIDLQGAQAERLHLGAAAALSIPPQAVHVVRDVR from the coding sequence ATGAGCGAACTGCACCTCTCGAACATCACCAAGAGCTACGGCTCCAGCGTGGCCCTGCATCCCCTCGACCTGACCCTGGAACGCGGCGAACTCGTCACGCTGCTCGGGCCGTCCGGCTGCGGCAAGACCACGCTGCTGCGGATCGTCGCCGGCTTTCTCGCGCCGGACACGGGCAAGATCGTGCTGGGCGGCCGTGACCTGACGCGCGTCCCCGCCCGGCAGCGCGACATGGGCATGGTCTTTCAGGCCTACAGCCTGTTTCCGAACCTGACCGCGGGCGAGAATGTCGCCTTCGGGCTCGACGTGCGCCGCCTGGGCGGCGACGAGAAAAAACAGCGGGTGGACGAGCTGTTCGAGCTGATCGGTCTGCCCGGCATGCAGGGCCGCTACCCGGCCCAGCTGTCCGGCGGGCAGCAGCAGCGCATCGCGCTGGCCCGCGCGCTGGCCATCCGCCCGCAGGTGCTGCTGCTCGACGAACCCCTCTCCGCGCTCGATGCCCAGGTGCGCCTGAACCTGCGTGACGAGATCCGCCGCGTGCAGCAGGAAACCGGGATCACCACCCTGTTCGTCACGCACGATCAGGAAGAAGCGCTGGCCATCTCGGACCGCGTGGTGGTCATGCAGGGGGGACTGATCGCGCAGGTGGGCACGCCGGCCGAGATCTACCGCCAGCCGGCCACGCCCTTCGTCGCGGAGTTCATCGGGTCGTCGAGCGGCCTGAGCGGGCAGGTGAGCGATCCCGCCCGCGGCGCGGTGCATGTGCCGGGCCTGAACGAGCCCCTGAGCGTGGGCCGTCCCCTGACCGGCTTCGTGGCCGGCGATCCTGTGCGGATCTACCTGCGGCCCGAGGAGCTGCGCCTGTCCGGCGCCGAGGCCCGTCTGCCGGGCGATCTGGACGTGCTGGTGCGCCAGATGCGCTTCATGGGCGCCGTGACCCGTGTCAGCGTGGGGGCCGGGGAGCACGAGCTGGATATCGACCTCCAGGGCGCGCAGGCGGAGCGGCTGCACCTGGGCGCGGCGGCGGCGCTGTCCATTCCGCCGCAGGCCGTCCATGTCGTCCGCGACGTCCGCTGA
- a CDS encoding HAD family hydrolase, producing the protein MSSATSAEPPRLLAFDLDGTVVEDGGMRVPARTRGALARLRAQGVAVAVITGRDDVPPDVMDALAPDAVALHTGSLILRGEEVVHQVSLTAGEIAAVQARRPPGGHLLALTRGCVYADLSPLPDVDAWRTRWALAHRPFMPFDPLPAGGVMGLWCFHDDIGTWRAGVEATCPHLPIVGAQPPYMDNMNVSPAGVHKGMALERVAAALDVPLERAWAFGDSDNDLPMFAVAGRAVQVGTLPLLAGHAHHRVEDVSALGAWLDAHVMPGLAAR; encoded by the coding sequence ATGTCGTCCGCGACGTCCGCTGAGCCGCCCCGGCTGCTCGCCTTCGACCTGGACGGCACGGTCGTCGAGGACGGCGGGATGCGCGTGCCCGCACGCACCCGCGGGGCGCTGGCCCGGCTGCGCGCGCAGGGCGTCGCGGTCGCGGTGATCACCGGCCGGGACGACGTGCCCCCGGACGTGATGGACGCGCTGGCGCCCGACGCCGTGGCGCTGCACACCGGGTCGCTGATCCTGCGCGGCGAGGAGGTCGTGCATCAGGTCTCGCTGACAGCCGGGGAGATCGCGGCCGTGCAGGCGCGGCGGCCCCCCGGCGGGCACCTACTGGCGCTGACGCGCGGGTGCGTGTACGCCGACCTCTCGCCCCTGCCGGACGTGGACGCGTGGCGGACGCGCTGGGCGCTGGCCCACCGGCCCTTCATGCCCTTCGACCCGCTGCCGGCCGGCGGCGTGATGGGCCTGTGGTGCTTCCACGACGATATCGGCACGTGGCGGGCCGGCGTGGAGGCCACGTGCCCGCACCTGCCCATCGTGGGCGCGCAGCCGCCCTACATGGACAACATGAACGTGTCGCCCGCCGGCGTGCACAAGGGCATGGCCCTGGAGCGCGTCGCCGCCGCGCTGGACGTGCCGCTGGAGCGCGCCTGGGCCTTCGGGGACAGCGACAACGACCTGCCGATGTTCGCGGTGGCCGGCCGGGCGGTGCAGGTGGGCACGCTGCCGCTGCTGGCCGGCCACGCGCACCACCGCGTCGAGGACGTCAGCGCGCTGGGTGCGTGGCTCGACGCCCACGTGATGCCGGGCCTGGCCGCGCGCTAG
- a CDS encoding ABC transporter permease — MTRRPGLGIGGGIVIVLFALYFFAPLVSLAVASMWQGGNRYDLSAYGGVVREENFIASFKLSLMLAVETIALTLAVVFPAVFWVNLRAQHLRAFFNVLSVIAFIVPPIVLVSGISGLYRGPEWFVGTPHFLVVGYTVLAIPYTYRTLDNGMRALNLQTLSEAAQSCGAGWGTLIRRIILPNVRGAVLGAVLLILTLALGEFTFANVLLYQTLPVYMSYIASTRANESSALAIMALLFTWLAMYILLNVESRAARKA, encoded by the coding sequence ATGACCCGGCGGCCTGGACTGGGGATCGGCGGCGGCATCGTGATCGTGCTCTTTGCGCTGTACTTCTTCGCCCCGCTGGTGTCGCTGGCGGTGGCGAGCATGTGGCAGGGCGGCAATCGCTACGACCTGAGCGCGTACGGCGGCGTGGTGCGGGAGGAGAACTTCATCGCGTCGTTCAAGCTCTCGCTGATGCTGGCGGTCGAGACCATCGCCCTGACGCTCGCGGTCGTGTTCCCGGCGGTGTTCTGGGTAAACCTGCGCGCCCAGCACCTGCGCGCCTTCTTCAACGTGCTGTCGGTCATCGCCTTCATCGTGCCGCCCATCGTGCTGGTCAGCGGTATCAGCGGGCTGTACCGGGGGCCGGAATGGTTCGTGGGCACGCCGCACTTCCTGGTGGTCGGGTACACCGTGCTGGCCATTCCGTACACCTACCGCACGCTCGACAACGGCATGCGCGCCCTGAACCTCCAGACGCTCAGCGAGGCGGCCCAGAGCTGCGGCGCAGGCTGGGGCACCCTGATCCGCCGGATCATCCTGCCGAACGTGCGCGGCGCGGTGCTGGGCGCGGTCCTGCTGATCCTGACCCTGGCGCTGGGCGAGTTCACCTTCGCCAACGTCCTGCTGTACCAGACCCTGCCGGTGTACATGAGCTACATCGCGTCCACCCGCGCCAACGAGTCCTCCGCGCTGGCGATCATGGCGCTGCTGTTCACGTGGCTGGCCATGTACATCCTGCTGAACGTGGAATCGCGCGCCGCCCGCAAGGCCTGA
- a CDS encoding AAA family ATPase produces MPEGHGHGAWELRVLGVPALRGPDGQERRVAGKALALLAYLALEGPVPRSQLAGLLWPDTVEATARNNLVHQLRRLRAALGAGVVVPGDVLSLAPDVVMDVGNGDGTGELLAGVAWPDLPELHDWLLARRARLDAERAARWRADAQRLEDAGEWAGALAAVGRLRAVDPLSEDALRREMRLHYLLGDPARALRVYAAGREELRAALGHDLLPETQALARDIGRGTVGSAPGRAPAPLAQRVGRPPLVGREAEWVQMEAAWAAGQGIVLLGEPGVGKTRLALDFLDAHGGGMRFRGCVGDAGLPYATHARTYRQVLDAFPALDVAPWVYAELARIVPALGQAPAPITDEEHKRRFWQAKAEALGAAVAQGLRRMVFDDVQFMDDASVEAGAYVFAHLGWGQPDAPYRTIHCARPGGLNPAQQGVLHAMLGSGLIRVIELGPLDQGAVSELVAALDLPAAGDLAGELGRYTGGNPLLLLEAARSLHGTAGAAPGRGEPLPLPESAGRVTAARVARLSPAALHAARAAAVLGSDFDVDLVAEVLGAPLLDTVAAWEELEGAQVMRGAGFEHDLVADAVLAAMPGAVRRLLHRSAARALAAHHAPPARIARHWHAGGDVREAAPQYARAAEHARDAYRFGEAAQYARDAADAYVQAGQPDRAGPLWAQADVPPA; encoded by the coding sequence ATGCCTGAAGGTCACGGTCACGGCGCGTGGGAGCTGAGGGTGCTGGGGGTACCCGCGCTGCGCGGCCCCGACGGTCAGGAGCGGCGTGTGGCGGGCAAGGCGCTCGCCCTCCTGGCGTACCTGGCGCTGGAAGGCCCGGTGCCCCGCAGCCAGCTGGCCGGGCTGCTGTGGCCCGACACCGTGGAGGCCACCGCCCGCAACAACCTGGTGCACCAGCTGCGGCGCCTGCGCGCGGCGCTGGGGGCGGGCGTGGTGGTGCCGGGCGACGTGCTGTCGCTGGCCCCGGACGTGGTGATGGATGTGGGTAACGGTGACGGCACGGGCGAGCTGCTGGCGGGCGTGGCGTGGCCGGACCTGCCGGAACTGCACGACTGGCTGCTGGCGCGGCGCGCGCGGCTGGACGCTGAGCGCGCGGCCCGCTGGCGTGCCGACGCCCAGCGCCTCGAGGACGCGGGCGAGTGGGCCGGGGCGCTGGCCGCAGTCGGTCGCCTGCGCGCCGTGGACCCGCTGTCGGAGGACGCGCTGCGCCGCGAGATGCGCCTGCACTACCTGCTGGGCGACCCGGCCCGCGCGCTGCGCGTGTACGCGGCTGGCCGGGAGGAGCTGCGCGCCGCGCTGGGCCACGACCTCCTGCCGGAAACGCAGGCCCTGGCGCGGGACATCGGGCGCGGCACGGTCGGCAGCGCGCCGGGGCGGGCGCCGGCGCCGCTCGCGCAGCGCGTGGGCCGTCCGCCCCTGGTGGGCCGCGAGGCCGAGTGGGTGCAGATGGAGGCCGCGTGGGCCGCCGGTCAGGGCATCGTCCTGCTGGGCGAGCCGGGCGTGGGCAAGACGCGCCTGGCCCTGGACTTTCTCGATGCGCACGGCGGCGGCATGCGCTTCCGCGGCTGCGTGGGCGACGCGGGGTTGCCGTACGCCACGCACGCCCGCACCTACCGGCAGGTGCTGGACGCCTTCCCGGCGCTGGACGTGGCCCCGTGGGTGTACGCGGAACTCGCCCGTATCGTCCCGGCCCTGGGACAGGCCCCCGCGCCGATCACGGACGAGGAGCACAAGCGGCGGTTCTGGCAGGCCAAGGCCGAGGCGCTGGGGGCGGCGGTCGCGCAGGGCCTGCGCCGCATGGTGTTCGACGACGTGCAGTTCATGGACGACGCCAGCGTCGAGGCGGGGGCCTACGTGTTCGCGCACCTGGGCTGGGGCCAGCCGGACGCGCCGTACCGCACCATCCACTGCGCCCGTCCGGGCGGCCTGAACCCCGCGCAGCAGGGCGTGCTCCACGCGATGCTCGGCAGCGGCCTGATCCGCGTGATCGAGCTGGGGCCGCTGGACCAGGGCGCCGTGAGCGAACTCGTCGCGGCCCTTGACCTGCCGGCGGCGGGCGACCTGGCCGGCGAACTCGGCCGCTACACCGGCGGCAATCCCCTGCTGCTGCTGGAGGCGGCGCGCAGCCTGCACGGCACGGCGGGCGCGGCGCCGGGGCGCGGGGAGCCGCTGCCCCTGCCCGAATCGGCGGGCCGCGTCACGGCCGCGCGTGTGGCCCGGCTGTCGCCCGCGGCCCTGCACGCGGCGCGGGCGGCGGCCGTGCTGGGCAGCGACTTCGACGTGGACTTGGTGGCCGAGGTGCTGGGCGCGCCGCTGCTGGACACCGTGGCCGCGTGGGAGGAGCTGGAGGGCGCGCAGGTGATGCGCGGCGCGGGCTTCGAGCACGACCTAGTGGCCGACGCGGTGCTCGCGGCGATGCCCGGCGCCGTCCGGCGGCTGCTGCACCGCTCGGCCGCCCGCGCGCTCGCCGCCCACCACGCGCCGCCGGCGCGCATCGCCCGGCACTGGCACGCGGGCGGAGACGTGCGCGAGGCCGCGCCGCAGTACGCCCGCGCGGCCGAACATGCCCGCGACGCCTACCGCTTCGGTGAGGCCGCGCAGTACGCCCGGGACGCCGCCGACGCCTACGTCCAGGCCGGTCAGCCGGACCGTGCCGGACCGCTGTGGGCGCAGGCCGACGTTCCGCCCGCGTGA
- a CDS encoding carboxypeptidase regulatory-like domain-containing protein gives MYRTTRTMAALVLTALLGACGGTQAGSGGTPPSTPGTPQPGHATPYTMTGTVKNAAGQPIAGAEVWADNTLYYNMNALGTTDAQGRYTIALPRDQIGTWRAGGRVKTKYAGQWYDLSLVPDSGVAFATDAGAVRHFTLRISGERPDGGEYGGKLYPYFGGAGGDFDMDRVEFTLTPDGPLIDGSAGQVLKRHLDDTMVRDIPIGEYVVTARYVPDGGPARPMVLMGRDESAYSPSTTITFHDSPSYGLFADLTVSLAP, from the coding sequence ATGTACAGAACCACCCGCACGATGGCTGCCCTCGTCCTGACCGCCCTGCTCGGTGCCTGCGGCGGCACCCAGGCCGGGAGCGGCGGCACCCCGCCCAGCACGCCCGGCACGCCGCAGCCCGGCCACGCCACGCCCTACACCATGACCGGCACCGTGAAGAACGCGGCCGGGCAGCCCATCGCCGGGGCGGAGGTCTGGGCGGACAACACCCTGTACTACAACATGAACGCCCTGGGCACCACCGACGCGCAGGGCCGCTACACCATCGCCCTGCCGCGCGATCAGATCGGCACGTGGCGGGCCGGCGGGCGCGTCAAGACGAAGTACGCCGGTCAGTGGTACGACCTGTCGCTCGTCCCGGACAGCGGAGTCGCCTTCGCCACCGACGCGGGCGCCGTGCGCCACTTCACGCTGCGGATCTCCGGCGAGCGGCCCGACGGCGGCGAGTACGGCGGCAAGCTGTACCCGTACTTCGGCGGGGCCGGCGGGGACTTCGACATGGACCGGGTGGAGTTCACCCTGACGCCCGACGGCCCGCTGATCGACGGCAGCGCCGGCCAGGTGCTGAAGCGTCATCTGGACGACACCATGGTGCGCGACATCCCGATCGGGGAGTACGTCGTGACGGCGCGCTACGTCCCCGACGGCGGCCCGGCCCGCCCGATGGTGCTGATGGGCCGCGACGAGAGCGCGTATTCGCCCAGTACCACCATCACCTTCCATGACTCGCCGTCGTACGGCCTGTTCGCTGACCTGACCGTGAGCCTCGCGCCCTGA
- a CDS encoding ABC transporter permease, with protein sequence MTELDPAEQRAFAQAVGPVAVGRRLALPRIDGLTWLFVGPLFLVLLAFMVLPAFSVLVGAVRGEGGHFTTKYLAMLGQAQYVTALKNTVLVSFWSALLGAVLGAALAWVALGPHSPPWIRRPLMSFSGVASNFAGIPLALAFLMTLSGTGVITKLLLAVGINLQALGFSLFSLPGLVLVYLYFQIPLMVILFTPAINGLRQEWQEAAENLGAGPWLYWRRVGLPILMPSLLACATMLFGNAFATYATPYALTSGNIPLLPLQISAVMSGNVLSDPQLGQALALLIIVIMLITTALYVWFDKQSSRWRV encoded by the coding sequence ATGACTGAACTCGATCCCGCCGAGCAGCGGGCCTTCGCGCAGGCGGTCGGGCCGGTCGCCGTGGGGCGCCGCCTGGCGCTGCCCCGCATCGACGGCCTGACCTGGCTGTTCGTGGGGCCGCTGTTCCTGGTCCTGCTGGCCTTCATGGTGCTGCCCGCCTTCAGCGTGCTGGTCGGCGCGGTGCGCGGCGAGGGCGGCCACTTCACCACGAAGTACCTCGCCATGCTGGGCCAGGCGCAGTATGTGACCGCGCTGAAGAACACCGTGCTCGTGTCGTTCTGGTCGGCGCTGCTGGGCGCGGTGCTGGGCGCGGCGCTCGCGTGGGTGGCGCTGGGGCCACACAGCCCGCCGTGGATTCGCCGGCCCCTGATGTCGTTCTCCGGCGTGGCGTCGAACTTCGCGGGCATTCCGCTGGCGCTGGCGTTCCTGATGACCCTCAGCGGCACCGGCGTGATCACCAAACTGCTGCTCGCGGTGGGCATCAACCTCCAGGCGCTGGGCTTCAGCCTGTTCAGCCTCCCGGGCCTGGTGCTGGTGTACCTGTACTTCCAGATTCCGCTGATGGTGATCCTGTTCACGCCCGCGATCAACGGCCTGCGGCAGGAATGGCAGGAGGCCGCCGAGAACCTGGGTGCCGGCCCGTGGCTGTACTGGCGGCGGGTGGGCCTGCCGATCCTGATGCCGTCGCTGCTGGCGTGCGCGACCATGCTGTTCGGCAACGCGTTTGCCACGTATGCCACGCCCTACGCGCTGACCTCCGGGAACATTCCGCTGCTGCCGCTCCAGATCTCGGCGGTCATGAGCGGCAACGTGCTGAGCGACCCGCAGCTGGGGCAGGCGCTGGCCCTGCTGATCATCGTGATCATGCTCATCACGACCGCGCTGTACGTGTGGTTCGACAAGCAGAGCAGCCGGTGGCGCGTATGA